In Paludibacter propionicigenes WB4, the genomic window TCTTGATCTTCCTGAAATGGGTGTAGAAGCTTACTCAGGTATCAAAATGGACAAAAACAGTGAAACTCCACTTTCAAGATAAATCACAATTATTATATCAAAGAGATTCTTGTTTCATCAAGATCTCTTTGATATAATTAATTATTCAAACAACATTAAAACTGAAACAACATGACTAAAGAAGATAACACATTGAATTGCTACATGAAATTATTTCCCAAATGGATTGCTTATGTAGTTTTGGCTGTAGGTATAGCAGGCGCCTTTATAATACCTGTCGCATCTGTTGCATTTTATATATGGATTGGATTATGTGGACTATTCATCGCGAAAACACTGACTCAGGAAGCACCAAAAGAACCCGTAATTTCATTAACAGAGACAGGAGTCCAATTGGACAACAAACAATTTTACCCCTATAAGGAAATAGAGAAAGTTATGGCATTCTCAACAAAAAGACTAAGATTTAGAACCATAAATTTCAAACTATACTTAAAAAAAGGTACTCCGGTAGAATTTTGTGTTGACAACCTAGATGTCAAACCTCAATACTTATTGGACGTTATCAATGAAAGAATAAAATAGAGTGAGATACCATAATAAATAAAGCTGTAATCATTTAGAATACAGGCTTTATGGTATTCTTTGTCTATCTATATAAATAATAAACTGTGAGAACTAGTAATGGTACCGCCATCGTTTCTCACACTATAATATTTATAGAAAAATCCCCAAACACGGTGAAACTGCTTACAACTAATCGTGTGTTTTTTAGTTTTATTGTTTCTGGCAGACTATTTCGTGAGAAATGGTCTGCTTTCTTTAAAGGCCAATAATGCCAACAATAATTTATGAATAGACAGACATCTATCCTGAAATTATTTGTATTTTTACACGACTTTAATCCAACAATCAAAATTACATCACCTCCAAAAATTTAAATTATCAGCATGAAAGATGTTTTCAGTATCCCTTTATGGTGTTCAATTCCCTTCGTTGTAATGCTTTTGGCCATTGCCATAGGTCCACTTATTGCCGAAAATTGGTGGGGCAAAAACAAAAACAAACTACTTGTTTCATTATTTCTAGGTATTCCGGTAACAATCTACATGCTGGCAAACGGACTTTCTGAAAATTTACTTGACACCGTCATTTACGACTATGTACCGTTTATGATATTACTGGGTTCGTTGTTTATAATCACAGGCGGCATACATATATCAGGCGATATTAAAGCCACTCCATTAAACAACACTCTTTTTTTAGGTATTGGCTATGTTTTGGCATCCATCATGGGCACCACCGGAGCTGCCATGCTTCTTATCCGGCCTGTAATTGCCACCAATTCAGAACGCAGATTCACAACACACACCATTCTTTTTTTCATAGCTGCAGTGGCTAACTGCGGAGGGCTTCTAACGCCACTTGGTGATCCTCCGTTGTTTATGATTTACCTACGTGGTGCTGAATTTTCCTGGTTTTTAAATCTTTTTCCCGAATGGCTATTTACAGGCACTCTGCTGTTGCTCATTTATTATTTTGTAGACAGATACTATTATAAAAAGGAAGACTGGACTAATATTGCCGAAGATTATATTCAAATAAAACCTATCCGCGTCACCGGCAATATCAATTTTTTATTTCTTGTCGGTGTAGTTATCGCTGTGGCACTTATCAATAAAGGTACCATCCACCAAATGGGAGAAGAAAACGCCTCTATCGGATTAAAATATCTTCGCGAAATAGTCTTACTGCTGCTTGCTGGAGCATCGTTATACTTCACTAAATCGGAAGTACGTAAAAGCAATAAATTCTCCTGGGAACCCATCGTAGAAGTGGCTTATCTTTTTCTGGGTATTTTTATTACTATGGCTCCCACCCTACTTTGGCTCGCCAAAAATGCCGCAAGCTTTGGAGTTACAGAACCCTGGCAATTTATGTATGCATCAGGAGCTTTAAGCTCCTTCCTTGATAACACTCCGACAGCTGTAGCGTTTTACGATTTGGCACGCGGACTGGTTACAAGCGGCTTACCAGCATCACTTTCGGCCTCAGTCATGACGGCAGGAATTCCGGAAATACTACTGAAAGCTATTTGCGTTGGAGCCGTATTCTTTGGCTCCATGACCTACATTGGCAACGGACCGAATTTCATGGTCAAATCTATTGCCGAAGAAAGCGGTATCAAAATGCCCAGTTTCTTCTCCTACATGTTCAGGTTCTCACTCATAGTTTTACTACCTATCTACATTTTAGTACAACTGATTTTCATATAATCCCTATCTTCGGAACATTTCAAAAGACCTTTCATTACGAAAGGTCTTTTTTTGTTTCGTTTTACTCAAAATCTATAATCAAAACCACCATAAATTTAAATATATGATATCATTTGCGTAATATTTAATACATAAACGTAGCTTTACGACGAAAAATCTTACATAAATGTTATTTTTAGACCGGAAACTTGTCAAATTGCTTTGGTAATTGAAAATAATGACATACTTTTGCAATGTGATTTACAATATGGCACATAAATAAGTAAAAAATAACCATTTTGAAGGCTAGATGATTACAAAACACTACATTAATGTAGAATTTAAGATTCATTCGAAACATACAAAAAACTAACAAACACAAATAGAAATGAAGAAAATTGAAGCAATTATCCGCAAATCAAAATTTGAAGATGTAAAACGGGCGCTTTACGACGCCGGCATCGAATGGTTTTCCTACTGGGACATTACAGGACTTGGAAAATCAACAGAAGAACAGGTTGTACGAGGTCAGGTTTTCAAGTCAGGCTACATTCAACGACGCATGGTATCCATTGTAGTACGCGACGTTAATTTAGAGAAAACAATCAACGCTATTCTTGATTCTGCCTGGACAGGAGAAACAGGAGACGGTAAATTATTCGTTTACGATATAGAGGACACATATCGTATCCGTACCAAAGAATCAGGACCGGAAGCATTGTACAACAAAGACGAATCGACAAAAAACTAAAAAACGAAGAAAATGAAGAAATATATTTTATCACTTATAGCATTATTAACTTTATTTAGCTCAACACTTGTAGCTCAAACTCCAGCAGTGACAGCACCAAAAATCGACAGCGGAGATACCGCATGGATGATTGTTGCAACTGCTTTTGTATTATTGATGTCGATTCCCGGGCTAGCGCTTTTTTACGGCGGATTAGTACGTCGCAAAAACGTTTTAAATGTATTCATGCAAGTTTTTATCCTGGTTGCTGTTATCAGCGTCGAATGGGTAATAATTGGTTATAGCAATGCATTCAGCTCTAATCCTATAGAAGCTCTTAAACCGTACATAGGGGGATTTGACTGGGCATTTTTAAATAACATCGGAATAAATGACTTAAGTCCGTATTTTATTTCTCATTCACAGACAGCCGCAGATGGATCAGCCGTAGGAACCATTCCTCACATTGTATTTATCATGTTCCAATGTATGTTTGCGGTTATTACACCGGCACTTATCATCGGTGCTTTTGCTGAACGTATCAATTTTAAAGGATTCTTGATCTTCTCAGTACTTTGGTCAATTATTATCTACAATCCGGTTGCGCACTGGGTATGGTCAGGCGATGGTTGGTTGTTTAAACTGGGAGCACTTGATTTTGCAGGAGGTACCGTTGTTCACATCAATGCCGGTGTTGCAGCCATAGTAACTGCAATCATGCTTGGCAAACGCAGAGATTACAAAGGTCATGCTATACCAGCTCACAACATTACCTATGTGGTTATAGGTGCAGGCCTGCTTTGGGTAGGCTGGTTCGGATTTAACGCAGGTAGCGGATTGGCCGCCGATGGACTTGCAGCCAACGCATTAATGGTTACACATATAGCAGCCGCAGCCGCAGCTTTGACATGGGCATTATTAGACTGGATTATTGACAAACGCCCAACCGTAGTTGGTATAAGCACAGGAGCAGTAGGTGGTTTAGTAGCTATCACTCCGGCAGCAGGATTTGTTGGTGTTACCGGTGCATTAATTATCGGAGTTGTAGTATCATTAATTTGCTTCTGCATGGTAGCATACGTAAAACCTAAGTTAGGATACGACGATTCATTAGATGCATTTGGTGTTCACGGTGTTGGAGGTATGATTGGAGCTGTATCGACAGGCATTCTAGCTACCCCTGCAATTCAGGCAGCGTATAGCGGAGCAGCGTATGGCAACCTACACCAACTTTGGGTACAACTAATCGCTATTGGTGCCACAATCATATTTTCTGGAATTGGAACGTTTATCCTCTTCAAGATTGTTGATAAAACCGTAGGTTTGCGCGCTTCCGACAAGCATGAAGCAATCGGACTGGATGAAACTCAACATGGAGAAACTGCTTACACCAATTTTGATTAAGAGCAGACTATAAGTTTCAAAATTAATCGACAGGCTATTCTGTTGAAAGAATAGCCTGTTAAACATAATTATCACATTAATCAATCATTATAATTCACATTAATCACGCTTGCATTGTCACAAAAACAACTAAAATCAACGCAAGTGTCATTACGCTTCCAACCATTTGAAGACTCTGAAACTTTACATGCCATAAGAAATATTAGTTTCAATAAAAATAATAAATTGATATTTAATTCACTCTTAAACTTTCAATCAACTCAAATAAACAGGAGAAAAATAATGATTTGATTATCGATAATCTTTTTTTTATTATATGAAATAGAAAACGATGCAAAAACTATCATTTTTATTATTTTTGCATAGATTTTATTACATTACGTCAGATAAGAGTATATAAAAAAAATAAATCCATAAAATTTAACCCACAAAAAATAAAATTATGTCATCATTAAGATTTAATGCAGTAGAAGAAGCTTTTAAGAAAAAAGCACTTGAAGTTACAGCACCTTCAAAATTTACATCCGACTATTACGGAAAGTATGTTTTCAACAGCGCAGCGAAAGCGAAATATCTTTCAAAGGACACGCTGAAAGCATTAAACAACGTTATTAACAAAGGTGCAACATTGGATATTGCTCTGGCAAATCAAATTGCTGCAGGGATGAAACTTTGGGCTACTGAATTAGGCGCAACACACTATACACACTGGTTCCAACCATTAACTGATGGAACTGCCGAAAAGCACGATTCATTTATTGATTATGCAGGAGCTCCGGGTGAAGATATTATTGAAGATTTCTCAGGAAAATTATTGGCTCAACAAGAACCTGACGCTTCTTCTTTCCCTAACGGTGGTATCCGCAGCACTTTCGAAGCTCGCGGCTATACTGCATGGGATCCATCTTCTCCTGCTTTCGTAGTAGATGACACATTGGTTATTCCTACTATTTTCTTCTCTTACACTGGTGAATCTTTAGACTTAAAAGCTCCATTATTGAAAGCTCTTGCTGCTGTTGATAAAGCTGCTGTAGAAGTATGTCAATTGTTCGACACTAATGTAAAAAAAGTAAATGCCAACCTGGGTTGGGAACAAGAGTACTTCCTTATTGATGAAGGTTTGTACGCAACACGCCCTGACTTAGTATTGACAGGTCGCACTTTGATGGGACACGAATCAGCTAAGAATCAACAATTGGAAGATCACTATTTCGGTGCAGTTCCAAGTCGTGTGGCTGCTTACATGAAAGATCTTGAATTTGAAGGTTACAAATATGGTATTCCATTAAAAACCCGTCACAACGAGGTAGCTCCTAACCAATTTGAGTTGGCTCCTATCTTTGGCGAATGTAATCTGGCAGTTGACCAAAACCTATTGGTTATGTCAATCATGAAGAAAGTTGCCCGTCGTCATGGATTCCGTTTGTTGTTGCACGAAAAACCATTTGCAGGTATCAACGGTTCCGGTAAACACAATAACTGGTCATTGAGCACTGACACCGGTGTTATTCTTTATGCTCCGGGAAAAACTGCAGAAGAAAATCTTCAATTCATCACTTTCATTGTAACAACACTGAAAGCAGTACACAAACACAATGCATTGTTGAAAGCTTCTATCATGACAGCTCAAAATGCTCACCGTTTGGGTGCTAACGAAGCTCCTCCTGCAATCATTTCTGCATTCCTTGGTTCACAATTGACTGCTATTCTGGACAAATTGGAAAACAGCACAAGCGAAGAAGCTATCCTGATTGATGACAAGAAAAAACTGAAATTAGATATTCCACATATCCCTGAAGTATTCCTTGATAATACAGATCGTAACCGTACTTCACCATTTGCTTTCACCGGAAACCGTTTCGAGTTCCGTGCAGTTGGTTCTTCAGCTAACTGTTCTTCAGCAATGACAGCTTTGAATACTGCTGTGGCAGCTCAATTGGTTGAGTTTAAAGCAGAAGTTGATGCTAAAATTGCAGCAGGCTCAAGCAAAGAAAAAGCCATCTTTGATGTTATCAAAACTTACATCAAAGAGTCTAAAGCGATTCGTTTCGACGGTAACGGTTATAGCGATGAGTGGAAAGTTGAAGCAGCAAAACGTGGTTTGGATTGCGAAACAAGTGCTCCTAAAATTGTTGAAGCTTACACCAGCAAATCAAGTATTGAGCTTTTCACCAAAACAGGTGTATTAACTGAAAAAGAGCTTGAATCTCGTAACGAGGTGAAATGGGAAACTTATACTAAGAAAATCCAAATTGAATCTCGCGTATTGGGCGACTTGGCTATTAATCATATTATCCCTGTAGCTACCCGCTATCAATCACTTTTATTGGATAATGTATTCAAAATAAAAGCTGTATTTGATGCTGAAAAAGCAGCTAAAATTTCCGCTAAAGACTTGGCTCTTATTGAAGAAATTGCAGAAAGAACAGCTATTATCAAAGAAAATGTTGATGCAATGATTGAAGCTCGTAAAGCTGCTAATGCTATTGAACATGAAGACAAGAAAGCCAATGCTTATCACGATGTAGTATTACCATATTTTGATGTTATTCGTTACAATATCGATAAACTTG contains:
- a CDS encoding sodium:proton antiporter encodes the protein MKDVFSIPLWCSIPFVVMLLAIAIGPLIAENWWGKNKNKLLVSLFLGIPVTIYMLANGLSENLLDTVIYDYVPFMILLGSLFIITGGIHISGDIKATPLNNTLFLGIGYVLASIMGTTGAAMLLIRPVIATNSERRFTTHTILFFIAAVANCGGLLTPLGDPPLFMIYLRGAEFSWFLNLFPEWLFTGTLLLLIYYFVDRYYYKKEDWTNIAEDYIQIKPIRVTGNINFLFLVGVVIAVALINKGTIHQMGEENASIGLKYLREIVLLLLAGASLYFTKSEVRKSNKFSWEPIVEVAYLFLGIFITMAPTLLWLAKNAASFGVTEPWQFMYASGALSSFLDNTPTAVAFYDLARGLVTSGLPASLSASVMTAGIPEILLKAICVGAVFFGSMTYIGNGPNFMVKSIAEESGIKMPSFFSYMFRFSLIVLLPIYILVQLIFI
- a CDS encoding glutamine synthetase III, whose amino-acid sequence is MSSLRFNAVEEAFKKKALEVTAPSKFTSDYYGKYVFNSAAKAKYLSKDTLKALNNVINKGATLDIALANQIAAGMKLWATELGATHYTHWFQPLTDGTAEKHDSFIDYAGAPGEDIIEDFSGKLLAQQEPDASSFPNGGIRSTFEARGYTAWDPSSPAFVVDDTLVIPTIFFSYTGESLDLKAPLLKALAAVDKAAVEVCQLFDTNVKKVNANLGWEQEYFLIDEGLYATRPDLVLTGRTLMGHESAKNQQLEDHYFGAVPSRVAAYMKDLEFEGYKYGIPLKTRHNEVAPNQFELAPIFGECNLAVDQNLLVMSIMKKVARRHGFRLLLHEKPFAGINGSGKHNNWSLSTDTGVILYAPGKTAEENLQFITFIVTTLKAVHKHNALLKASIMTAQNAHRLGANEAPPAIISAFLGSQLTAILDKLENSTSEEAILIDDKKKLKLDIPHIPEVFLDNTDRNRTSPFAFTGNRFEFRAVGSSANCSSAMTALNTAVAAQLVEFKAEVDAKIAAGSSKEKAIFDVIKTYIKESKAIRFDGNGYSDEWKVEAAKRGLDCETSAPKIVEAYTSKSSIELFTKTGVLTEKELESRNEVKWETYTKKIQIESRVLGDLAINHIIPVATRYQSLLLDNVFKIKAVFDAEKAAKISAKDLALIEEIAERTAIIKENVDAMIEARKAANAIEHEDKKANAYHDVVLPYFDVIRYNIDKLELIVDDEIWTLPKYRELLFIR
- a CDS encoding ammonium transporter gives rise to the protein MKKYILSLIALLTLFSSTLVAQTPAVTAPKIDSGDTAWMIVATAFVLLMSIPGLALFYGGLVRRKNVLNVFMQVFILVAVISVEWVIIGYSNAFSSNPIEALKPYIGGFDWAFLNNIGINDLSPYFISHSQTAADGSAVGTIPHIVFIMFQCMFAVITPALIIGAFAERINFKGFLIFSVLWSIIIYNPVAHWVWSGDGWLFKLGALDFAGGTVVHINAGVAAIVTAIMLGKRRDYKGHAIPAHNITYVVIGAGLLWVGWFGFNAGSGLAADGLAANALMVTHIAAAAAALTWALLDWIIDKRPTVVGISTGAVGGLVAITPAAGFVGVTGALIIGVVVSLICFCMVAYVKPKLGYDDSLDAFGVHGVGGMIGAVSTGILATPAIQAAYSGAAYGNLHQLWVQLIAIGATIIFSGIGTFILFKIVDKTVGLRASDKHEAIGLDETQHGETAYTNFD
- a CDS encoding P-II family nitrogen regulator; this translates as MKKIEAIIRKSKFEDVKRALYDAGIEWFSYWDITGLGKSTEEQVVRGQVFKSGYIQRRMVSIVVRDVNLEKTINAILDSAWTGETGDGKLFVYDIEDTYRIRTKESGPEALYNKDESTKN